The following proteins are encoded in a genomic region of uncultured Umboniibacter sp.:
- a CDS encoding HlyD family efflux transporter periplasmic adaptor subunit, whose translation MIKNTAEQDLIIEAKKWHQRAGTRWGAFGLVAVIILNGFVWSNDSAEQSVDRDQLLIASISQGLFERDIAATGRMIASDAPTLFATEEGQIELLVDAGERVTIGQVLARITSPNLQSLLAEYRVSLAIQSSRLARMELTNRQAELAADKTVDMAQVDLAAAERELRRAEQLFEHSLISQIDYDVRVDDLQKSRLQFQHAVREAELSRDFSAFELEQSRAEVSRQEILVQEVQRRMDALAVRSPVDGAVGNLLVSDQSRIPSGTPILSVVDLTAYEVELQISDVYGDDLGIGMPVTVSVGGQQVMAEISAISPEIRSNQLVARATILDQQGLSLRQNQRVSARIFLERYEDALLVRRGSFVDNGNRSFAYRVEADRLVRIPIVVGAIGTRNVQIIEGVSAGDEIVVSSYDNFDDLETLQIH comes from the coding sequence ATGATTAAGAATACTGCAGAACAAGATCTAATCATTGAAGCCAAGAAATGGCATCAACGCGCAGGAACGCGTTGGGGAGCCTTCGGTTTGGTCGCAGTGATCATTCTGAACGGTTTCGTTTGGAGTAATGATAGTGCTGAGCAATCGGTTGATCGTGACCAGCTACTCATCGCGAGTATTTCGCAGGGGCTATTTGAACGAGATATTGCCGCCACTGGACGAATGATTGCTTCCGATGCGCCCACGCTATTCGCCACTGAAGAGGGGCAAATTGAACTTCTCGTTGACGCCGGTGAACGCGTTACCATTGGCCAGGTGCTAGCTCGGATTACCAGCCCTAACCTTCAGAGCCTCCTGGCCGAGTATCGTGTCAGTTTGGCGATTCAATCAAGCCGCCTAGCACGCATGGAGCTGACCAATCGCCAAGCCGAGTTAGCGGCTGACAAAACCGTGGATATGGCGCAGGTTGATTTAGCAGCGGCAGAGCGAGAACTGCGACGCGCCGAACAGCTTTTTGAACACTCGCTTATAAGCCAAATTGACTACGATGTGCGAGTAGATGATCTACAAAAGAGTCGCCTGCAGTTCCAGCACGCTGTTCGCGAGGCTGAGCTGTCTCGTGATTTCAGTGCCTTTGAGTTAGAGCAAAGCCGGGCAGAAGTCTCGCGCCAGGAAATCCTAGTACAGGAAGTACAGCGGCGCATGGATGCGCTGGCAGTCAGGTCGCCAGTGGATGGCGCAGTGGGTAACTTGCTGGTTAGTGATCAGTCCAGGATTCCCAGCGGAACCCCAATCTTGAGTGTGGTAGACCTAACGGCCTACGAGGTCGAACTGCAGATTTCTGATGTCTATGGCGATGACTTAGGTATTGGGATGCCGGTCACCGTATCCGTTGGCGGGCAGCAGGTAATGGCTGAGATCTCGGCAATTTCACCGGAGATCCGCTCTAACCAATTGGTTGCTCGCGCCACCATTCTAGATCAACAGGGCCTCTCCCTCCGCCAGAATCAGCGCGTCTCGGCGCGAATCTTCCTCGAACGCTATGAGGATGCGTTACTGGTTCGTCGCGGCAGCTTTGTTGATAACGGTAACCGTAGCTTTGCCTATCGCGTAGAAGCGGACCGACTAGTTCGAATTCCAATTGTCGTGGGCGCCATAGGCACTCGAAATGTACAGATTATAGAAGGTGTTAGTGCTGGCGATGAGATTGTGGTCTCCAGCTACGACAACTTCGATGACTTAGAAACCTTACAAATTCATTAA
- a CDS encoding FtsX-like permease family protein, producing the protein MDILPTLNSLRRNPSTTTLLVIQAVLTIAIIANLVGMISYRMDSIDINSGIDEELVLDVELYHFAEDFNAQQVLMNDIETLTQLNGITAVATTNQMPLEGSGSSASVRDKVTEDDTGSQVQAAIYRADHHLSDVLGLKMKYGRTFRPEEIANPNDMGSMEAGAGVVISSALAMELLGRDDVVGEVIYFPSSVDIPLTVIGVAEHFYGPWPNWSVSTNSIWLGFLPSDNRFQQLAVRFEGISAAEAIDSITSQLYRNDDRRVVVSIEQYHEIKDRQFSVDYALLFSLGLIIALLISVISLGAIGMAVFNVERRTKQIGTRRALGATKRDIVMLFLMESGAMLVISMIIGVPVALALNWQLMSLFSLPSLSVVYPLSVGFALLLLSVVGILFPAISAAKVPPSVATRSL; encoded by the coding sequence ATGGATATTCTACCAACCTTAAATAGTTTACGCCGTAATCCGTCTACGACGACATTATTGGTGATTCAAGCGGTGCTGACGATCGCCATTATTGCGAACCTTGTGGGCATGATTAGTTATCGTATGGACTCCATCGATATCAATTCGGGTATTGACGAAGAGCTTGTACTCGACGTGGAGCTCTATCACTTTGCCGAGGATTTTAATGCGCAACAGGTATTGATGAATGATATCGAGACATTGACTCAACTGAATGGCATCACGGCGGTAGCAACCACCAATCAGATGCCGCTTGAGGGCAGTGGCTCCAGTGCTAGCGTCCGCGATAAGGTTACGGAAGATGACACTGGTTCACAGGTTCAAGCCGCTATTTACCGCGCAGATCATCACCTCAGTGATGTGTTGGGCCTGAAAATGAAGTACGGCCGAACCTTTCGCCCAGAAGAAATTGCTAACCCAAATGATATGGGCAGTATGGAAGCGGGTGCGGGCGTGGTGATTTCTTCAGCGCTTGCCATGGAGTTGTTGGGCCGTGACGATGTGGTGGGTGAAGTCATCTATTTCCCTTCAAGCGTTGACATTCCCTTGACTGTCATCGGCGTAGCGGAACACTTCTACGGTCCATGGCCGAACTGGAGCGTTTCCACGAACTCTATCTGGCTTGGTTTCCTACCAAGTGATAATCGCTTTCAGCAGCTAGCGGTGCGCTTCGAAGGAATTAGCGCGGCGGAAGCAATCGACTCGATTACTTCACAGCTCTATCGCAATGACGACCGACGCGTCGTAGTCAGTATTGAGCAGTATCATGAGATTAAAGATCGACAGTTCTCCGTTGACTATGCTCTGCTGTTCTCTCTTGGGCTGATTATTGCATTGCTTATCAGTGTCATCTCGTTAGGTGCAATTGGTATGGCCGTATTCAATGTAGAGCGTCGTACTAAGCAAATTGGTACACGCCGAGCGCTGGGTGCAACCAAGCGAGACATCGTCATGCTGTTCCTTATGGAAAGCGGTGCGATGTTAGTCATCTCGATGATTATTGGGGTGCCAGTAGCACTGGCCCTGAATTGGCAGTTGATGAGCCTATTCTCACTACCTAGCTTGTCAGTGGTGTACCCGCTAAGCGTGGGCTTTGCGTTGCTTCTGTTGTCGGTGGTAGGTATTCTATTTCCAGCAATTAGCGCGGCGAAGGTACCGCCGAGTGTTGCAACTCGCTCGCTCTAA
- a CDS encoding HAMP domain-containing sensor histidine kinase, with product MGIITRFVLANSLLGLLAALWFAYLLEGERYEVLALSIALGAGTFVLVNRYLLRRLRRALKALEFGLLNLQDNDYSITIEQRDGAEFVTLAKHFNAAAAVLRREKMSIYQRELLLDRILQSSSNLLLLYDQTGRVLFSNDAARKYFAKGKRIEGALVADVLHGAPAAFADAERNMTKGLFSVTAQEDGERVNQSWHIDKAVVRIHTEETTMLSFRHMSEELNRQEVSVWKKVIRVISHEINNSLGPIMSMVHSGKMITQSSEDNRLTRVFTTLGDRADHLNQFVLGYAKFARLPSPQQASHQWLPFLQRLQTLQHFNIDCDLPELASTFDESQLEQAIINLVTNAHEASTNDDCVTVSVVSKRDGVEVNVLDEGKGMSDDVLAQAFIPFYSTKQRGSGIGLTLVREIVEAHHGVLNISNREGGGLRVSLWLPN from the coding sequence ATGGGAATTATTACTCGCTTTGTCTTGGCCAACTCTCTGCTGGGATTACTCGCTGCGCTATGGTTTGCCTACCTATTGGAAGGTGAGCGCTATGAGGTATTGGCATTATCTATTGCCCTGGGTGCAGGGACTTTCGTCTTGGTTAATCGCTATCTGCTTAGACGACTTCGCAGGGCACTTAAGGCGCTGGAATTCGGCCTGCTTAACTTACAGGATAACGATTACAGTATCACGATTGAGCAGCGTGATGGTGCGGAGTTCGTGACCTTAGCGAAGCACTTTAATGCCGCTGCAGCAGTACTTCGTCGCGAAAAGATGAGTATCTATCAGCGTGAACTCCTTCTGGACCGAATTCTTCAAAGCTCCTCAAATTTGCTGCTCCTCTACGACCAAACGGGCAGGGTACTATTCTCAAATGATGCCGCTAGAAAATACTTTGCCAAGGGCAAACGCATTGAGGGAGCCCTAGTAGCGGATGTCCTTCACGGTGCTCCAGCCGCCTTTGCGGATGCCGAACGGAATATGACGAAGGGACTCTTCTCGGTAACGGCTCAAGAAGACGGCGAGCGTGTTAATCAGAGCTGGCATATTGATAAAGCCGTGGTTCGCATTCATACCGAAGAAACCACGATGTTGAGTTTCAGGCACATGTCCGAGGAGCTCAATAGACAGGAAGTATCGGTTTGGAAGAAGGTTATCCGGGTAATCAGCCACGAGATCAATAACTCGCTCGGGCCCATCATGTCCATGGTTCACTCTGGCAAAATGATTACTCAGTCCAGCGAGGATAATCGGCTTACCCGAGTATTCACTACCCTTGGTGACCGCGCTGATCACTTGAATCAGTTCGTTCTTGGCTACGCGAAGTTCGCCCGCTTGCCTTCACCGCAACAGGCCAGTCATCAATGGCTTCCCTTCCTCCAGCGACTGCAGACATTGCAGCACTTCAACATTGACTGTGACCTGCCTGAGTTAGCAAGTACCTTTGATGAGTCTCAGCTCGAGCAAGCTATCATCAATTTAGTGACTAACGCCCATGAAGCCTCGACGAACGATGACTGCGTAACGGTAAGCGTGGTATCCAAGCGAGACGGGGTAGAAGTGAATGTGTTGGACGAGGGTAAAGGGATGTCCGATGACGTGCTTGCTCAGGCGTTTATTCCCTTCTACTCAACCAAGCAGCGTGGATCAGGAATTGGCTTAACTCTGGTTCGTGAAATTGTAGAGGCCCATCACGGCGTGCTGAATATCAGCAACCGTGAGGGCGGTGGTTTGCGCGTATCGCTGTGGTTGCCGAACTAA
- a CDS encoding DsrE family protein, with product MMKLVYNTLAVALMLTLSLPSVAGPIEGFGRYYDIELAQPIESDVSFRVAFDVGNGAEQGSFSRYINSAARLNNMLLAHGVTEDRIQLAVVVHGAASYDVQREEAYKERSGENNGSAPLITALIEQGVRVIVCGQSATHLGVTQEQLIPGVEMAVSAMAAHAQLQQDHYTLNPF from the coding sequence ATGATGAAGCTTGTCTACAATACCTTAGCCGTAGCCCTTATGTTAACGCTAAGTTTACCCTCAGTAGCGGGTCCCATCGAAGGGTTCGGCCGCTATTACGATATCGAGTTAGCTCAACCCATCGAGAGCGATGTAAGTTTTCGTGTAGCGTTCGATGTGGGTAATGGTGCAGAACAGGGCAGTTTTTCTCGATACATCAACTCCGCGGCCAGACTCAATAATATGTTGCTTGCACACGGAGTAACCGAAGATCGCATTCAACTTGCAGTGGTGGTGCATGGCGCGGCTAGTTACGATGTCCAACGCGAGGAGGCTTATAAAGAAAGGTCGGGAGAAAATAATGGTTCTGCACCATTGATTACTGCGCTGATTGAACAAGGTGTTCGCGTCATCGTCTGTGGTCAATCCGCGACTCATCTAGGAGTGACGCAAGAGCAATTAATCCCGGGTGTTGAAATGGCAGTTTCGGCGATGGCGGCTCATGCTCAACTTCAGCAGGACCATTACACCTTAAATCCGTTTTAA
- a CDS encoding ABC transporter permease: MIGHYIDLAWRSIKRTPFISLLMVLAISAGVGMTVTMFSIYQHITANPAEKMANQPLTLQLQSNSVGSGWGNGMLRQITYQDAIAVRNSGLDATTVAMFKSRFAIKSDAPAASPIFGSVRVTDGTFFDVFEVPFISGSTWTRGADRDGDYVAVITQSTAQSFFGSDDPLGRMLFLDNKPYRVIGVIENYNPQPKFYDLNNNPFSLGAGIYIPIGLAPLEEISSSGNTNGWSPSRIEDYQALLTSELHWLQFWVSFDSQQERVEFERWLNAYISDQQSAGRFPNPEASFALQTPAQWIEHMDVHSEESDILLIISILFLLVCIVNTIGLLLGKFLKAAPAVGTRRALGASQGQIFLQHIVEVSLIGFAGGLIGLVFATGVLHVLNGYLAVGFAGDEFPLTQLHWTMWLYSPAIALLSSVIAGLIPAWRICRMPPSLYLKIQ; encoded by the coding sequence ATGATCGGCCATTATATTGATTTAGCTTGGCGAAGTATCAAACGCACACCGTTTATTTCATTGCTGATGGTTCTTGCTATCTCAGCTGGCGTTGGCATGACGGTGACGATGTTCAGTATCTATCAGCATATTACCGCTAATCCAGCGGAAAAGATGGCTAACCAGCCCTTAACGTTACAGCTGCAATCTAACTCAGTGGGCAGTGGTTGGGGTAATGGGATGCTACGCCAGATCACTTACCAGGATGCCATAGCAGTCCGTAATAGCGGTCTCGATGCAACCACCGTCGCCATGTTCAAGAGTCGCTTTGCGATTAAATCAGACGCCCCCGCTGCCTCCCCCATTTTTGGCAGTGTGCGGGTGACTGACGGTACCTTCTTCGATGTCTTTGAGGTGCCTTTTATCTCGGGATCAACCTGGACTAGGGGCGCTGACCGAGATGGCGACTACGTTGCTGTCATCACTCAGAGCACAGCACAATCATTCTTCGGCTCGGATGACCCCTTAGGGCGAATGCTCTTTCTGGATAACAAACCGTACCGAGTGATTGGCGTAATTGAAAACTACAATCCTCAGCCTAAGTTCTATGATCTGAATAATAATCCGTTCTCTCTCGGAGCCGGCATTTATATTCCAATAGGTTTGGCGCCGCTCGAGGAAATTAGTTCGTCGGGTAACACCAACGGTTGGTCGCCAAGTAGGATTGAAGATTATCAGGCACTGCTTACCTCTGAATTGCATTGGTTACAGTTCTGGGTATCGTTCGATAGCCAGCAGGAGCGAGTTGAGTTCGAACGCTGGTTAAATGCCTACATCAGCGATCAGCAGTCAGCCGGTCGTTTTCCCAACCCGGAAGCGAGTTTCGCTCTCCAAACGCCAGCACAGTGGATTGAGCACATGGATGTTCACAGTGAGGAAAGTGATATTTTGCTGATCATCAGTATTCTCTTCTTACTTGTCTGTATTGTGAACACCATTGGTTTGTTACTTGGTAAATTCCTAAAGGCAGCGCCCGCGGTTGGAACACGAAGAGCGCTAGGCGCTAGTCAGGGCCAGATTTTCCTTCAGCATATTGTTGAGGTGAGCCTGATCGGTTTCGCGGGTGGCTTGATAGGCCTTGTCTTCGCAACTGGCGTGCTGCACGTGCTTAACGGCTACTTGGCTGTCGGTTTTGCCGGCGATGAGTTCCCGCTGACTCAACTTCATTGGACAATGTGGCTCTACTCACCGGCTATCGCGTTGCTGTCATCCGTCATCGCAGGTTTGATACCGGCCTGGCGTATTTGTCGCATGCCGCCCAGCCTCTACCTCAAAATTCAGTAG
- a CDS encoding sigma-54 dependent transcriptional regulator yields MERVLIVDDNPAVLDSIGLLLELHGIESVGCDSPEAALTAVREQSIGVVIQDMNFSEDTTSGDEGVKLFGELRNLDTDLPIILLTGWADLETAVQLIQQGAADYQSKPWDDDKLVTSVRNLLEMRTLQADNIRLNAASRNRAKQLENIELCGTIVASSSLQSAVELAANVARSDVPVLITGPNGSGKEQLAQIVHANSERAAKPFVAVNMGALPDDLLEAELFGVVAGAFTGANQTREGRFSKADGGTLFLDEIGNLSHAGQMKLLRVLQTGEFEPLGSNETKRVHVRIVSATNADLPAAIQAGEFREDLYYRLNVIEVRLDGLADRKEDIIPLAKFFLQQDTLPKGVARALELHDWPGNVRELQNACSRAALLRGDGSFEVQHFGLEPPAIGAIEMSADDIKLALSDNDGVVAKAARSLGLSRQALYRRMEKLGIEN; encoded by the coding sequence ATGGAACGTGTATTAATCGTTGATGACAACCCAGCAGTACTCGACAGCATTGGTTTACTGCTGGAGCTTCACGGCATTGAGTCGGTGGGGTGTGACTCCCCCGAGGCCGCGCTTACTGCGGTTCGGGAACAGTCTATCGGGGTGGTGATTCAGGATATGAATTTTTCTGAAGATACTACTTCCGGAGATGAAGGCGTTAAATTGTTCGGCGAACTTCGCAACCTAGACACGGATCTTCCTATCATTCTGTTAACGGGTTGGGCGGACCTTGAAACAGCGGTTCAACTTATTCAACAGGGTGCGGCGGACTATCAATCCAAGCCCTGGGATGATGACAAGTTAGTGACGTCGGTTCGTAACTTGCTGGAGATGCGTACCCTACAGGCGGACAATATCCGCCTGAATGCGGCCTCGCGTAATCGGGCTAAACAACTCGAGAATATTGAGTTATGCGGCACCATCGTAGCGTCTTCGTCGCTTCAGTCAGCGGTTGAATTGGCGGCGAACGTGGCGCGAAGCGATGTACCCGTGCTCATCACAGGTCCCAATGGCAGTGGCAAGGAGCAGTTGGCTCAGATTGTTCACGCTAATTCAGAGCGCGCGGCTAAGCCCTTTGTGGCGGTGAATATGGGCGCGTTACCCGATGATCTTCTGGAAGCTGAGTTATTCGGTGTCGTCGCTGGGGCATTTACCGGCGCGAACCAAACCCGAGAGGGACGCTTCAGCAAAGCTGACGGAGGTACGCTATTTCTTGATGAGATCGGTAATCTCAGTCATGCCGGGCAGATGAAGCTCTTACGGGTCCTGCAAACGGGCGAATTCGAGCCACTGGGGTCAAATGAAACCAAGCGTGTTCACGTTCGTATCGTCAGTGCCACCAACGCGGATTTACCTGCCGCGATTCAAGCGGGTGAGTTTCGTGAAGATTTGTACTATCGCCTGAATGTTATCGAGGTTCGCTTAGATGGGCTCGCTGATCGTAAGGAAGATATTATTCCCTTGGCGAAGTTTTTCCTTCAGCAAGATACCCTCCCTAAAGGGGTTGCTCGCGCATTAGAATTGCACGATTGGCCTGGAAATGTGCGCGAGCTACAAAACGCCTGTTCTCGCGCCGCATTACTTCGCGGAGATGGATCCTTTGAGGTGCAGCATTTTGGCCTAGAACCGCCAGCCATTGGTGCGATAGAGATGTCTGCCGATGACATTAAATTAGCCCTTAGCGATAACGACGGTGTAGTCGCCAAGGCTGCTCGGTCTTTAGGGTTATCGAGACAAGCACTATATCGACGTATGGAAAAATTGGGGATTGAAAATTAG
- the yghU gene encoding glutathione-dependent disulfide-bond oxidoreductase, with protein MSDTYTPPKIWQWDAGNGGKFASINRPVSGATHESELPQGDNPFQLYSLATPNGVKVTVLFEELLEAGHREAEYDAYTVNIMEGEQFGSDFVSINPNSKIPALVDQSGDEPFRIFESGAMMIHLAEKFGAFIPTDSQQRAQCLSWLMWQMGSAPFLGGGFGHFYAYAPEKFQYPIDRYTLEVKRQLDVLDKHLAANQFMCGDEYTIADMAIWPWYGVLVQGGLYSAAEFLSVHEYVNVKRWADEISGRPAVQRGTRVNRAWGDEATRVLERHSAADFK; from the coding sequence ATGAGTGACACTTATACCCCCCCAAAGATCTGGCAGTGGGATGCTGGAAATGGTGGTAAGTTTGCGAGTATTAATCGGCCAGTTTCGGGTGCGACTCATGAATCTGAACTCCCGCAGGGAGACAACCCATTTCAGCTGTACTCCCTCGCCACGCCAAACGGTGTGAAGGTGACCGTACTTTTTGAAGAGCTGTTAGAAGCCGGTCACCGTGAAGCTGAGTACGATGCCTACACGGTAAATATTATGGAAGGCGAACAGTTTGGTTCGGATTTCGTATCGATCAATCCTAATTCAAAAATACCTGCTCTGGTTGATCAAAGCGGCGACGAGCCGTTTCGTATTTTTGAATCGGGTGCCATGATGATTCACCTTGCTGAAAAATTCGGAGCGTTTATCCCAACAGATAGCCAACAGCGCGCTCAGTGCTTAAGTTGGCTAATGTGGCAGATGGGGAGTGCACCATTCCTAGGCGGTGGCTTTGGTCATTTCTATGCCTATGCACCGGAAAAATTTCAGTATCCTATTGACCGTTATACGCTGGAAGTAAAACGTCAGCTTGACGTGCTAGATAAGCATTTAGCCGCTAATCAATTTATGTGTGGTGATGAATACACCATCGCGGATATGGCGATCTGGCCGTGGTATGGCGTACTAGTTCAAGGCGGTCTATATAGTGCAGCGGAGTTCCTGAGTGTGCATGAATACGTTAACGTAAAGCGTTGGGCGGATGAAATCTCGGGTCGACCAGCGGTTCAGCGTGGCACACGCGTCAATCGAGCTTGGGGTGACGAAGCAACTCGAGTTCTAGAGAGACATAGTGCAGCGGATTTTAAGTAA
- a CDS encoding site-2 protease family protein, which yields MYNLILDGHYSIFLLIVVALIVSLTFHEFGHAAMAKFYGDNTAEQQGRLTLNPIAHIDPMGLLMVVILGFGYAKPVPTNPRNYTSGWAQLWIAAAGPLMNLLIAFITVNIFMLAMQGQWAWAQGEGAQYFFIYLATINLILMLFNLIPLGPLDGHYIAPYLLPAGLRRPYVLFNQRYGSMLFLGLIVLSILGIPVFSYVWQLGQFLLPLLVIV from the coding sequence ATGTATAACCTTATCCTCGACGGACACTACAGTATTTTCCTGTTAATCGTGGTCGCCCTCATCGTGTCGCTCACATTCCATGAATTTGGCCATGCTGCGATGGCAAAGTTCTACGGTGACAATACGGCTGAGCAACAGGGGAGATTAACGCTTAACCCCATAGCGCATATTGATCCAATGGGACTACTGATGGTGGTGATTCTGGGCTTTGGTTATGCAAAGCCGGTGCCTACCAACCCGCGCAACTATACGTCGGGGTGGGCACAACTCTGGATTGCAGCGGCTGGACCGCTAATGAACCTGCTCATCGCGTTCATTACCGTCAATATCTTTATGCTAGCCATGCAGGGCCAGTGGGCGTGGGCTCAGGGTGAAGGAGCACAGTATTTCTTTATCTATCTGGCTACCATTAACCTTATCCTAATGCTCTTTAATCTAATTCCACTCGGCCCATTGGACGGACACTATATTGCGCCGTATCTGCTTCCAGCGGGGCTCCGACGCCCCTATGTACTGTTCAATCAACGCTATGGATCCATGCTGTTCTTAGGGCTTATTGTCCTGAGCATCCTTGGTATTCCCGTTTTTAGCTACGTATGGCAGCTTGGTCAATTTTTACTCCCATTGTTGGTGATTGTATGA
- a CDS encoding glutaredoxin, whose amino-acid sequence MNVTIFTTNRCPHCDAVKQWFRKQGIRYNELRVDQNNRAAKTLARKGFRGVPQVEVNGSFVRPLTYPKLTKACGLK is encoded by the coding sequence ATGAATGTAACAATCTTTACCACCAACCGCTGCCCACACTGTGATGCCGTTAAGCAATGGTTTCGCAAGCAAGGTATACGCTATAACGAGCTGCGAGTTGACCAAAATAACCGCGCGGCGAAGACGCTAGCTCGCAAGGGCTTTCGCGGAGTTCCCCAAGTGGAGGTTAACGGAAGTTTTGTTCGTCCCTTAACTTATCCCAAACTTACTAAAGCCTGCGGTCTAAAGTAG
- a CDS encoding ABC transporter ATP-binding protein, translating to MLKMTNIAKVYRTDMVETHALRSFDLEVKTGEFVTITGPSGSGKTTFLNIAGLLEPFSSGSYQLNGVEMGALSDNQLAKARNESIGFIFQGFNLIPDLTVAENIEVPLRYRGVSRAERKSRVEEALEMVGLSARYSHLPAQLSGGQQQRVAIARAMAGKPAFLLADEPTGNLDTLMARQVMDMLESINAAGTTIVMVTHDPDLARRAQRNIQIVDGQVSDYRRFTEAPATAEA from the coding sequence ATGTTAAAGATGACCAATATAGCCAAAGTCTACCGCACGGATATGGTAGAAACTCATGCGCTTCGCTCCTTCGATCTAGAAGTGAAGACGGGAGAGTTCGTTACCATTACTGGCCCATCGGGTTCCGGAAAAACCACCTTCCTGAATATCGCAGGTTTGCTTGAGCCCTTTAGCTCCGGCAGCTATCAATTGAACGGCGTTGAGATGGGCGCGTTGAGCGATAACCAGCTCGCTAAAGCGCGTAACGAATCCATTGGCTTCATCTTTCAGGGGTTTAATCTCATCCCTGATCTCACAGTAGCCGAGAACATTGAAGTGCCGTTGCGCTATCGCGGTGTTTCTCGCGCTGAACGAAAGTCTCGTGTGGAGGAAGCGCTGGAGATGGTAGGGCTGTCAGCTCGCTATAGTCACCTTCCGGCGCAATTATCGGGTGGTCAGCAGCAGCGTGTCGCGATTGCGCGCGCCATGGCGGGTAAGCCAGCGTTTTTGCTTGCGGATGAGCCGACCGGAAACCTCGATACCTTAATGGCACGCCAGGTGATGGATATGCTGGAAAGTATTAATGCAGCGGGAACTACTATTGTGATGGTGACCCACGATCCAGACCTAGCACGACGCGCGCAGCGCAATATTCAGATCGTGGATGGTCAAGTATCTGATTATCGTCGCTTTACTGAAGCACCAGCGACAGCGGAGGCTTAA
- a CDS encoding mechanosensitive ion channel domain-containing protein, producing MNAWISAAVVNISALVAGLGLTGFAVGLALKDAISNLVSGMMLVVYKTIELGNVIELSGVQGEVININLRYITLDMNGVHHLIPNALLLNSKLAIIDPKTTLTSSN from the coding sequence ATGAATGCTTGGATTTCCGCAGCCGTCGTTAATATCTCAGCTCTGGTGGCAGGGTTAGGTTTAACCGGTTTTGCAGTAGGGCTAGCGCTAAAGGATGCGATCTCAAACTTGGTCTCGGGTATGATGCTTGTAGTGTATAAAACTATCGAGTTAGGCAACGTGATTGAACTATCAGGCGTACAAGGCGAAGTGATTAATATCAACTTACGCTATATCACCTTAGACATGAACGGGGTACACCATTTAATCCCCAACGCGCTGTTACTGAACAGTAAACTGGCGATTATTGACCCGAAGACCACGCTAACAAGCTCAAATTAG
- a CDS encoding DUF3081 family protein, producing the protein MSRSQLNHDPKLDVLKALRVFNHVMDHGEKEGEVRSFMGLSASTDFDGYTMYLNSHHAKLTVFFHNKYQLEFVKAEELDEFYTLLDRVAEVM; encoded by the coding sequence ATGTCACGATCACAACTCAATCACGACCCTAAGTTAGATGTTCTGAAAGCACTAAGAGTGTTCAACCACGTCATGGATCACGGCGAAAAGGAGGGAGAGGTTCGCAGCTTCATGGGCCTATCAGCTAGTACGGATTTTGACGGTTACACGATGTATCTAAACAGTCATCACGCCAAGCTTACCGTCTTCTTCCATAACAAATACCAACTCGAATTCGTCAAAGCCGAAGAGCTTGATGAGTTCTATACCCTGCTAGATCGGGTTGCCGAGGTCATGTAA